From one Mycobacterium colombiense CECT 3035 genomic stretch:
- a CDS encoding nuclear transport factor 2 family protein → MEIWELEVRESVRQTLADYTAATDRFDLRALAACFCDDGVLEFTGGAEPLTGPAQIEAGLGAAMTRPSQPGPPARQPPTHVRHHVSSINFASVARDRVEVSSYFAVHTEVGLDHWGRYRDVLVPTDGRWLFAHRKIGVDAFAANSRMA, encoded by the coding sequence ATGGAGATTTGGGAGCTCGAAGTGAGGGAGTCGGTACGGCAGACGTTGGCCGACTACACCGCCGCCACCGATCGATTCGATCTCCGCGCACTGGCAGCATGCTTCTGCGACGATGGTGTGCTGGAATTCACCGGCGGTGCCGAGCCACTGACCGGGCCCGCGCAAATCGAGGCCGGCCTCGGTGCGGCGATGACGCGGCCTTCGCAGCCGGGCCCGCCGGCGCGGCAGCCACCGACTCACGTCCGCCACCACGTGTCCAGCATCAACTTCGCATCGGTGGCCCGCGACAGGGTTGAGGTCAGCAGTTACTTTGCCGTCCACACTGAGGTGGGGCTCGACCATTGGGGCCGCTACCGCGATGTCCTCGTCCCCACGGACGGCCGGTGGCTGTTCGCTCATCGCAAGATCGGTGTGGATGCGTTCGCGGCCAACAGCCGGATGGCCTGA
- a CDS encoding cysteine hydrolase, with product MPQPSLRELLDPATTALVTQECQGGVIGPQAGLPLLADEARREAVPNIATLLDAARAADVTVVHCLIQRRADGRGSNTNARLFAAGNSFTADLTPGSSGASVLPELGPRDTDLVLTRTHGVGPMCGTDLDSVLRNLGVKTIVGVGVSVNVAITNFVMDAVNRGYQFVLPRDAVSGYPREYADSIIDNTLSLLATVTRSSAVVDVWNGLK from the coding sequence ATGCCCCAACCCAGCCTCCGCGAACTGCTTGATCCCGCCACCACCGCACTCGTGACCCAGGAATGCCAAGGCGGGGTGATAGGCCCACAGGCCGGACTACCGCTGCTCGCCGACGAGGCGCGCCGCGAGGCCGTCCCCAACATCGCCACACTGCTCGATGCTGCCCGAGCGGCGGACGTCACCGTCGTGCACTGTCTGATCCAACGGCGTGCTGACGGCCGCGGCTCCAATACCAACGCACGGCTGTTCGCGGCGGGCAACTCCTTTACCGCCGACCTCACTCCGGGTAGCTCGGGCGCCTCGGTCCTGCCGGAGTTGGGTCCACGCGATACCGACCTCGTTCTGACCCGAACCCATGGCGTCGGCCCGATGTGCGGTACCGATCTCGATTCCGTGCTTCGTAATCTCGGCGTCAAGACGATTGTCGGAGTTGGCGTTTCGGTCAACGTGGCGATCACGAATTTCGTCATGGACGCGGTCAACCGGGGCTATCAGTTCGTCTTACCGCGGGATGCGGTGAGTGGATACCCGCGTGAGTATGCCGATTCGATCATCGACAACACCCTGTCCCTGCTCGCCACGGTGACCCGGTCCAGCGCCGTCGTCGACGTGTGGAATGGATTGAAGTAG
- a CDS encoding amidohydrolase family protein: MSSRSLPYPVFDIDNHMYETTDALTKYLPKEHRGKVGYVEVNGRPKLVVKDHISHMIPNPTFARVARPGSAEDYFLGNNPEGLNFREFVGQAMDVIPAYQAPAPRLELMDELGLDQCVMYPTLASLIEERTTDDVILTHAIIHALNEWMHEHWTFNYHDRIFATPVICLPLVDEAIREFHWGLEHGMKTFLVRPAPVPSRFGGSRSMGLPEFDPFWEEVVNAGMPVTMHASDSGYQKHLMEWEGGDEYLSFKPSALREVVMGHRAIEDTLAAMICHGALSRFPDLKIFCVENGSGWVRNLLEQLNTAYKIMPKEFDEHPVEVFKRNIYIHPFLEDDLKGIIDIMGEDHVMFGSDFPHPEGIGDPLSFVDRLDGVSETAKAKIMGGNAIEHLGLKVPA; this comes from the coding sequence ATGTCTTCCCGTTCCTTGCCGTACCCGGTTTTCGATATCGACAACCATATGTACGAGACGACGGATGCCCTCACGAAGTACCTGCCGAAAGAGCATCGCGGGAAGGTCGGTTACGTCGAGGTCAATGGCCGTCCGAAACTCGTCGTCAAGGATCACATCAGCCATATGATCCCCAACCCGACCTTCGCGCGCGTTGCCCGGCCGGGCAGCGCCGAGGACTACTTTCTCGGCAACAACCCCGAGGGCCTCAACTTTCGTGAGTTCGTCGGCCAGGCAATGGATGTCATTCCCGCCTATCAAGCTCCGGCGCCCCGATTGGAGCTGATGGACGAACTGGGCCTCGACCAATGCGTGATGTACCCGACGCTCGCCAGCCTTATCGAGGAGCGCACCACCGACGACGTCATCCTCACCCACGCGATCATTCACGCGCTCAACGAGTGGATGCACGAGCACTGGACGTTCAACTACCACGACCGGATCTTCGCGACCCCCGTCATCTGCCTGCCCCTGGTGGATGAAGCCATCAGGGAATTTCACTGGGGCCTCGAGCACGGCATGAAGACATTCCTGGTGCGGCCCGCACCCGTGCCCAGCCGCTTCGGCGGCTCGCGCTCCATGGGGCTGCCCGAGTTCGACCCGTTCTGGGAAGAGGTCGTGAACGCCGGCATGCCGGTCACCATGCATGCCTCGGACAGCGGGTACCAGAAGCACCTCATGGAGTGGGAGGGCGGGGACGAGTACCTGTCCTTCAAGCCGAGCGCGTTACGTGAGGTCGTGATGGGTCACCGCGCCATCGAGGACACCCTCGCCGCGATGATCTGCCACGGCGCCCTGTCCCGCTTCCCGGATCTGAAGATCTTCTGCGTCGAGAACGGCAGCGGATGGGTGCGCAATCTGCTCGAACAGCTGAACACCGCGTACAAGATCATGCCCAAGGAGTTCGACGAGCACCCGGTCGAGGTTTTCAAGCGAAACATCTACATCCATCCGTTCCTCGAGGACGACCTCAAGGGGATTATCGACATCATGGGCGAAGATCACGTGATGTTCGGCTCCGATTTCCCGCACCCCGAGGGTATCGGTGACCCGCTGAGCTTCGTCGACCGGCTTGATGGGGTATCGGAGACTGCTAAGGCGAAGATTATGGGCGGCAACGCGATTGAGCACTTAGGCCTGAAGGTGCCGGCATGA
- a CDS encoding MaoC family dehydratase, whose protein sequence is MIEAPVSPTVYDGIADFEAHVGEHLGFSGWRQVTQKEIDLFAEATGDHQWIHVDPEKAAAGPYGKTIAHGYLTLSLVPILVQQIYRVTGLAMQVNYGSDKLRFPAPVPVDSWIRAGAELVRVDRNDKGGRATVRVTVEVEGSDRPACVVDTIAAMVDA, encoded by the coding sequence ATGATCGAGGCCCCCGTGTCCCCGACGGTTTACGACGGAATCGCCGACTTCGAGGCTCACGTCGGCGAGCACCTCGGTTTCAGCGGTTGGCGGCAGGTCACTCAGAAGGAAATCGACCTGTTCGCGGAGGCGACCGGTGATCATCAATGGATTCATGTCGATCCGGAGAAGGCGGCCGCCGGCCCGTACGGCAAGACCATTGCACACGGTTATCTGACATTGTCGCTGGTACCCATTCTCGTGCAACAGATCTACCGGGTGACAGGATTGGCGATGCAGGTCAATTACGGCAGCGACAAACTGCGCTTCCCCGCACCGGTACCGGTCGACAGCTGGATCAGGGCGGGCGCGGAACTCGTCAGGGTGGACCGCAATGACAAGGGCGGCAGGGCCACGGTCCGCGTCACCGTCGAAGTCGAGGGCAGCGACCGCCCGGCGTGCGTCGTCGACACGATCGCCGCGATGGTCGACGCCTGA
- a CDS encoding CaiB/BaiF CoA transferase family protein, which translates to MNRPLTGLRVVELASEIAGPYCTKLLVDLGADVCKIETPSGDPLRRWGPFPSGHPDPDRSGLFEYLNAGKRGVTLGFAHQDDIAVAHDLIARADVLVEDLPAGAPERRQWGLDTDTLDRINPNLVVVRISSFGQEGPLRDRVTTSLTLQAAAGWVNVREPGRAPVQAGARIPEYIAGGYAALGALTALRVAAAETNGPVEVDVSMFESLLSTLPYPMLMAARLKSLGLPTNSKAAPMLGIVHAADGWIGINCLTGQHWLDVCAMVGLPEFGDHQLAIMLGGPERDEFFAKAQPFLDSMSVADLVELSQAMRIPAAPITEGDTILGCPQYAERGFFIESACDAWRFTRPGAPFRLSKTPVPPPLPAPTVRTDVKPTWSERGEPRWSGDVPDISLPFAGLKVFDLSTFWAGAYLTCYLGAFGADVVKVESIQRPDGHRYSGSLLREGDDWYERGPLWQGTNLNKRDITLDLTSATGRELALRLAAEADVVVENFSPRVVEQFGLDYDSIVRLNPGVIMVRMPGFGLEGPWRDYVGWALNIEQVSGMSAATGYAEGPPCNLQGPADPIAGVHACVALLAALEHRRSTGAGQLIEVAQIEVGAAVTAEPVIEYSLTGSVRPREGNRHRWYAQGVYTTSNADEWVALSVRDDADWLAVLDAIDRSDLCGDPRFANAAARRENHDDFDEVLTSWTCGRTAAEVVATFGRRGVPAERLLPADQMYDVEQLDARGFYQDLDHSITGRHRFPGWPFRISPGPAHQHRTAAPTLGQHNSEVLGALGLSAQEIASLREQRVIGERVLNA; encoded by the coding sequence GTGAACCGGCCGCTGACGGGCTTGCGAGTCGTCGAGCTGGCCTCTGAGATCGCGGGCCCCTATTGCACGAAGCTACTCGTCGATCTCGGCGCCGATGTGTGCAAAATCGAGACTCCCTCAGGCGACCCACTCCGGCGCTGGGGTCCGTTCCCGTCTGGACATCCTGATCCGGACCGAAGCGGACTGTTTGAATACCTCAACGCTGGAAAGCGCGGCGTCACACTCGGTTTCGCACACCAAGATGACATCGCCGTGGCCCACGACCTCATCGCCCGGGCAGATGTGCTCGTCGAGGACCTGCCCGCAGGCGCACCCGAGCGCCGGCAGTGGGGGCTGGACACGGACACTCTTGACCGCATCAACCCGAACCTTGTCGTGGTACGCATCTCGAGCTTCGGTCAGGAGGGGCCGCTGCGCGACCGGGTGACGACGTCGCTGACCCTGCAGGCGGCGGCGGGTTGGGTCAATGTGCGCGAGCCCGGCCGGGCGCCCGTTCAGGCGGGTGCGCGCATCCCGGAATACATCGCCGGCGGCTACGCCGCCCTTGGTGCGCTCACCGCACTCCGCGTCGCTGCGGCAGAAACGAACGGGCCGGTCGAGGTAGACGTGTCGATGTTCGAGTCGCTGTTGTCGACGCTGCCTTACCCCATGCTGATGGCCGCACGCCTGAAAAGTCTCGGCCTGCCAACAAATTCCAAAGCGGCGCCGATGCTGGGTATCGTGCACGCCGCCGACGGTTGGATCGGGATCAACTGCCTGACCGGCCAGCACTGGCTGGACGTGTGCGCAATGGTCGGGCTGCCCGAGTTCGGTGACCATCAGCTCGCCATCATGCTCGGCGGCCCTGAGCGCGACGAGTTCTTCGCCAAGGCCCAGCCCTTCCTTGACTCGATGTCCGTTGCTGACCTGGTCGAATTGAGTCAAGCCATGCGAATCCCCGCGGCACCGATCACCGAGGGGGACACCATTCTGGGCTGTCCCCAGTATGCCGAGCGAGGATTCTTCATCGAGTCGGCCTGTGATGCATGGCGATTCACGCGACCAGGTGCGCCGTTCCGGCTTTCGAAGACTCCGGTCCCGCCGCCGTTGCCCGCTCCCACCGTCCGGACGGATGTGAAGCCGACGTGGAGCGAGCGCGGCGAACCCCGCTGGTCGGGCGACGTCCCCGACATCTCGCTGCCGTTCGCGGGTTTGAAGGTGTTCGACTTGAGCACTTTCTGGGCGGGCGCGTATCTGACGTGCTACCTCGGTGCGTTCGGCGCCGACGTGGTCAAGGTCGAGTCCATCCAGCGACCCGATGGACATCGTTACTCGGGCTCGCTGTTGCGTGAGGGCGACGACTGGTACGAGCGGGGCCCACTATGGCAGGGAACCAATCTCAACAAGCGCGACATCACGCTCGACCTCACCTCCGCGACTGGCCGCGAGCTGGCGTTGCGTCTGGCCGCCGAAGCCGATGTGGTGGTGGAGAACTTCTCGCCGCGCGTGGTCGAACAATTCGGGCTGGACTACGACTCCATCGTGCGCCTCAATCCCGGCGTGATCATGGTGCGGATGCCGGGATTCGGGCTGGAGGGTCCGTGGCGTGACTACGTGGGCTGGGCGCTGAATATCGAACAGGTATCAGGCATGTCGGCCGCGACCGGTTATGCGGAAGGCCCGCCCTGCAACCTGCAGGGGCCGGCCGACCCGATCGCCGGCGTACACGCGTGTGTGGCGCTGCTGGCTGCGCTCGAACATCGGCGATCCACCGGTGCGGGGCAGCTGATCGAGGTCGCGCAAATCGAGGTCGGCGCGGCCGTGACCGCCGAACCCGTCATCGAATACTCGTTGACGGGATCGGTGCGGCCCCGCGAGGGAAATCGTCACCGTTGGTACGCCCAGGGCGTCTACACGACGAGCAATGCCGACGAGTGGGTCGCGCTCTCCGTGCGTGATGACGCGGACTGGCTTGCGGTATTGGACGCCATCGACCGCTCGGACTTGTGCGGCGATCCGAGATTTGCCAACGCAGCAGCGCGCCGGGAGAATCACGACGACTTCGACGAGGTTCTGACGAGTTGGACGTGCGGGCGAACCGCGGCGGAGGTCGTCGCCACGTTCGGCCGGCGGGGTGTGCCGGCCGAACGACTCCTGCCGGCCGATCAGATGTATGACGTCGAGCAGCTCGATGCGCGGGGCTTCTATCAGGATTTGGACCATTCGATCACTGGGCGACATCGATTTCCCGGGTGGCCATTCCGGATCTCGCCGGGACCCGCGCACCAGCACCGGACCGCGGCGCCGACCCTCGGGCAGCACAACTCCGAAGTGCTTGGGGCACTGGGCCTGTCTGCCCAGGAGATTGCTTCGCTGCGTGAACAACGAGTCATCGGAGAACGCGTGCTCAACGCGTAG
- a CDS encoding aldehyde dehydrogenase family protein: MAGSRSLLDSYAHYIDGQWIAPDSGRYDVINPATETVIETAPDASVAQVQQAIAAARSAFDTGPWPAAAPAERARCLQQLSDALLARSEEIYALAQAEWGCSANERLIHVDGPAFMVGHAAELATEPAEAPMDAWGAAGTTLLRYEPLGVVAAMTPWNFPHTLNVMKLGAALAAGNTLVLKPSPLTPLAGLALARIIDEDTDIPAGVVNVVTPTGVEASRTLTLDPRVDMVSFTGSSAVGRDVMAGAATTMKRVLLECGGKSATILLPDVDISDDLLERLLFEGCTMHAGQACILNSRLLLPATLHDQVVGRLAELSRAVVIGDPVDPAVTMGPLISREHLDRVEGFVKRAEADGALVVAGGARPKDLSSGFYFEPTILTDSSADSHIAQEEVFGPVLTVLRYRDDDDAVAIANNSSYGLGGAVWGTDIDRAVAVARRIRTGQVSINGTIPGDAPFGGFKQSGIGREGGVMGLRAYMEPKAIGIPA, from the coding sequence ATGGCTGGGTCGCGTTCCCTTCTTGACAGCTACGCGCACTACATCGACGGCCAATGGATCGCGCCGGACAGTGGGCGCTACGACGTCATCAACCCCGCCACTGAGACGGTGATCGAAACGGCGCCCGATGCGAGCGTGGCTCAGGTCCAGCAGGCGATCGCAGCCGCCAGGTCGGCGTTCGACACGGGGCCGTGGCCGGCGGCCGCGCCCGCGGAACGGGCCCGCTGCCTGCAACAGCTCAGCGATGCGTTGCTGGCCAGGAGCGAGGAGATCTATGCCCTGGCGCAGGCCGAATGGGGTTGTTCAGCAAATGAGCGGCTGATTCACGTCGATGGTCCCGCCTTCATGGTTGGTCATGCCGCCGAGCTCGCCACGGAGCCGGCCGAGGCACCGATGGATGCGTGGGGCGCGGCGGGCACGACGCTGTTGCGCTATGAACCACTCGGTGTGGTGGCGGCGATGACGCCGTGGAACTTTCCGCACACGCTCAACGTCATGAAGCTGGGCGCAGCGCTCGCGGCGGGAAATACGCTCGTACTCAAGCCTTCTCCGCTGACGCCGCTGGCGGGACTCGCCCTCGCGCGGATCATCGACGAGGACACGGACATCCCGGCCGGCGTCGTCAACGTGGTCACACCGACCGGTGTCGAGGCCAGCAGAACCCTGACCCTGGATCCCCGGGTCGACATGGTGAGCTTCACCGGCAGCTCTGCCGTCGGCCGCGATGTCATGGCGGGCGCGGCCACCACCATGAAGCGCGTGCTGCTGGAGTGCGGAGGCAAGTCGGCGACCATCCTGCTGCCCGACGTCGACATAAGCGACGATTTGTTGGAGCGGCTGCTGTTCGAGGGCTGCACGATGCACGCGGGTCAGGCCTGCATTCTCAACAGCAGGTTGCTGCTTCCCGCTACGCTCCACGACCAGGTGGTGGGCCGGCTTGCGGAGCTGTCCCGCGCGGTCGTGATCGGCGATCCGGTCGATCCGGCGGTCACCATGGGGCCGTTGATCAGCCGCGAGCACCTCGACCGTGTCGAGGGATTCGTCAAACGCGCCGAAGCCGACGGTGCACTCGTGGTGGCCGGCGGCGCCCGCCCGAAGGATCTGAGCAGCGGATTTTACTTCGAGCCAACGATACTCACCGATTCATCCGCCGATTCGCACATCGCGCAGGAGGAGGTGTTCGGCCCAGTGCTGACGGTGTTGCGGTATCGCGACGACGACGACGCCGTGGCCATCGCCAACAATTCGTCCTACGGGCTCGGTGGTGCGGTGTGGGGGACCGATATCGACCGCGCGGTGGCGGTCGCCCGCCGGATCAGGACCGGACAGGTTTCGATCAACGGCACGATTCCCGGAGACGCGCCGTTCGGCGGCTTCAAGCAGAGCGGAATCGGTCGGGAGGGCGGTGTGATGGGGCTGCGGGCCTACATGGAACCCAAGGCCATCGGGATACCCGCGTGA
- a CDS encoding cytochrome P450 produces MHSPDFYAGDPYPIYRELRNTTPVVWNDVTNFWALLKYEDVRYVSGHPLAFSSTKGITIPDPTQPEPVQEGNLIFTDPPRHRQLRKLINSGFTRRQVQLLEPKVRQIVKGIVDGVDPSREYEFAEEIAAPLPTRMIAEMLGAPPEDWEQFRAWSDAAVGTADPDIELDSIVALGELYEYFTKLIAARRSGEVSGQDDLLSILAAAEVDGERLSDADLLNFSFLLLVAGNETTRNLIALGTLALIDHPDQFALLRSNPSLLPSAVEEMLRYTSPVTHMARRATENIEIRGQQIKAGDTVVMLYGAANRDEEIFGSTSEEFDITRNPNPHIAFGAGEHACLGAQLARLEARVMFEVLLGAYPTIELTGDVSRLRATMVPGVKRMPIRLGTGT; encoded by the coding sequence TTGCACTCACCGGACTTTTACGCCGGCGACCCCTACCCGATCTACCGAGAACTCCGCAACACGACACCCGTCGTGTGGAATGACGTCACGAACTTCTGGGCCTTATTGAAGTACGAGGATGTCCGCTACGTCTCGGGCCACCCGCTGGCCTTCTCGTCGACGAAGGGCATCACCATCCCGGATCCCACCCAGCCTGAACCCGTTCAGGAGGGGAACCTGATTTTCACCGATCCCCCCCGTCACCGGCAGCTTCGCAAGCTCATCAACTCCGGCTTCACCCGACGCCAGGTGCAGTTGCTCGAGCCCAAAGTGCGCCAGATCGTGAAGGGCATCGTCGACGGTGTCGACCCGTCGCGGGAGTACGAATTCGCCGAGGAGATCGCCGCACCTCTTCCCACCCGGATGATCGCGGAGATGCTCGGCGCCCCGCCCGAAGACTGGGAGCAGTTCCGAGCGTGGTCGGACGCGGCGGTCGGCACCGCCGACCCCGACATCGAACTGGACTCGATCGTCGCGCTCGGTGAGCTCTACGAGTACTTCACCAAGCTCATCGCCGCGCGGCGGTCGGGCGAGGTCAGCGGGCAGGACGATCTGCTGAGCATCCTGGCCGCGGCCGAGGTGGATGGCGAGCGGCTATCCGATGCGGATCTGCTCAACTTCTCCTTCTTGCTACTGGTCGCCGGCAACGAAACCACCCGCAACCTCATCGCATTGGGCACGTTGGCCCTGATCGACCACCCCGACCAGTTCGCGCTGCTGCGATCGAACCCGTCCCTGCTACCGAGTGCGGTCGAGGAGATGCTCAGATACACCAGCCCGGTTACCCACATGGCCCGCCGCGCCACCGAGAACATCGAGATCCGCGGCCAGCAGATCAAGGCCGGCGACACCGTGGTCATGCTGTACGGCGCCGCCAATCGCGACGAGGAGATCTTCGGGTCCACCAGCGAAGAGTTCGACATCACCCGTAATCCGAACCCGCACATAGCATTCGGGGCAGGCGAACACGCTTGTCTGGGTGCGCAGCTCGCCCGCCTGGAAGCCAGAGTGATGTTCGAGGTGCTCCTGGGCGCCTACCCCACGATCGAGCTCACCGGCGACGTGTCCCGACTTCGCGCCACCATGGTGCCCGGGGTGAAGCGGATGCCAATCCGATTGGGGACGGGTACCTGA
- a CDS encoding acyl-CoA dehydrogenase family protein yields the protein MDFDYTPEQEQLRKDYRTRLEAVMTPERRAAVANLTEGGAAMTECRRALGEAGLLGVAWPVEYGGGGLTALEQYIFSEEARRVNAPLPFVTLNTVGPTLIQYGTDEQKAKFLPAILKGTVDFAIGYSEPGAGSDLASLRTTAVRDGDEFVINGSKMFTSGAEFADYIWLAARTDPTVKKHKGITLFIVPTDSPGFSWKPLHTMPGVSTYYTFYDDVRVPESAIVLGENQGWTLVTNQLNLERAALGNLGALEPLFAKTLKWASTTPLDDGMVIDQPWVQQALARVEAQVAAYRLLNLRVNATMSSGALGMGEASAAKVFGTELTQQVARELLEVVGQAGVRKDSAAPLKGELESAYRLAVINTFGGGANELQRDIIAMAGLGMPRAPRDMRAASEKGA from the coding sequence ATGGACTTCGACTACACACCCGAGCAGGAACAGCTCCGAAAGGACTACCGCACCCGCCTCGAGGCGGTGATGACCCCGGAGCGCCGCGCTGCCGTGGCCAACCTCACCGAGGGCGGCGCTGCGATGACCGAGTGCAGGCGCGCGCTCGGCGAAGCCGGGCTGCTCGGCGTCGCCTGGCCGGTTGAATACGGTGGTGGCGGCCTGACCGCCCTGGAGCAGTACATCTTCTCGGAGGAAGCGCGCAGGGTCAACGCACCGTTGCCGTTTGTCACCCTGAACACCGTCGGGCCCACCCTCATTCAATACGGAACCGACGAACAGAAGGCCAAGTTCCTCCCGGCGATACTCAAAGGCACGGTCGATTTCGCGATCGGCTACTCGGAGCCCGGCGCCGGCAGCGACCTCGCGTCGCTGCGTACCACCGCGGTACGCGATGGCGACGAATTCGTCATCAACGGTTCCAAGATGTTCACCAGCGGCGCGGAGTTCGCCGACTATATCTGGCTGGCGGCGCGGACCGATCCAACCGTCAAGAAACACAAGGGGATCACCCTGTTCATCGTCCCGACGGACTCACCCGGTTTCTCTTGGAAGCCGCTGCATACCATGCCGGGGGTTTCCACGTACTACACGTTCTACGACGACGTCCGGGTACCCGAGAGCGCCATCGTGCTCGGCGAAAACCAGGGCTGGACACTCGTGACGAACCAGCTCAACCTCGAACGCGCCGCACTCGGCAATCTCGGCGCCCTGGAGCCGCTGTTCGCCAAGACGCTCAAATGGGCATCGACGACACCGCTCGACGACGGCATGGTCATCGATCAGCCCTGGGTGCAGCAGGCCCTGGCCCGAGTCGAGGCGCAAGTCGCGGCCTACCGGCTGCTGAACCTGCGCGTCAACGCCACCATGAGCTCTGGCGCCCTCGGGATGGGCGAGGCCTCTGCGGCAAAGGTATTCGGCACCGAGCTCACCCAGCAGGTCGCTCGCGAACTGCTGGAAGTGGTGGGACAGGCGGGTGTGCGCAAGGACTCAGCGGCCCCGCTCAAAGGAGAGCTGGAGAGCGCATACCGCCTGGCGGTCATCAACACGTTCGGCGGCGGAGCCAACGAGCTTCAACGCGACATCATCGCCATGGCCGGTCTCGGGATGCCGCGCGCTCCCCGGGACATGCGGGCCGCATCGGAGAAAGGAGCCTGA
- a CDS encoding FAS1-like dehydratase domain-containing protein has translation MTETTKDDLRERLDALIGTPTDGVGRPSRAPDPVNAAMIRHWAYALDDMNPAYLDAEFAENSRYGALVSPPVMLQSWTMPPPKLAGIHERGGVPIEIKKNPLQFLSDAGYTGIIATNSEFEIERYPRVGDEITGETVFDSISDEKTTAMGKGFFVTWVTTYRDQNGDVIGRQWFRTLRFKTGS, from the coding sequence ATGACGGAGACAACGAAGGACGACCTGCGCGAGCGCCTCGACGCGCTCATCGGGACGCCCACCGACGGAGTCGGCAGACCCTCCCGCGCGCCTGATCCGGTGAATGCGGCGATGATCCGGCACTGGGCGTACGCGTTGGACGACATGAATCCCGCCTACCTCGATGCCGAGTTCGCGGAGAACTCCCGCTACGGTGCCCTGGTTTCCCCGCCGGTGATGCTCCAGAGCTGGACGATGCCTCCGCCCAAGCTCGCCGGCATCCATGAACGCGGTGGCGTGCCGATCGAAATCAAGAAGAACCCGCTGCAATTCCTGTCCGACGCGGGCTACACGGGCATCATCGCGACGAACTCGGAGTTCGAGATCGAACGTTATCCGCGCGTCGGCGACGAGATCACCGGTGAGACGGTTTTCGACTCGATCTCCGACGAAAAGACGACGGCGATGGGCAAAGGATTCTTCGTCACGTGGGTGACCACCTACCGCGATCAGAACGGGGACGTCATCGGCCGCCAATGGTTCCGCACGCTGCGATTCAAGACGGGAAGCTGA
- a CDS encoding Zn-ribbon domain-containing OB-fold protein — translation MATRLAPSISPDTEFFWSGLKDGKLLIQRCADCNTLRVPPRPMCGNCQSLNWDSIESTGRGTVYSFVMPQYPPLPFLQYPYVVALIELEEGVRIVSNMCDIEPAAIEVGLPVEVFYEKFQAIPSGDELVLHQFRPAR, via the coding sequence ATGGCCACCCGACTTGCCCCGTCGATCAGTCCGGACACCGAATTCTTCTGGTCGGGCCTCAAGGACGGCAAGCTTCTGATCCAGCGATGCGCCGACTGCAACACGTTGCGGGTGCCACCCCGTCCGATGTGCGGCAATTGCCAGTCGCTCAACTGGGATTCCATCGAATCCACCGGCCGGGGAACGGTTTACAGCTTCGTGATGCCGCAGTACCCGCCGCTGCCCTTCCTCCAATACCCCTACGTGGTGGCCCTGATCGAGCTCGAGGAGGGTGTGCGCATCGTGTCGAACATGTGCGACATCGAGCCCGCCGCCATCGAGGTCGGGCTGCCCGTCGAGGTCTTCTACGAGAAGTTCCAAGCCATCCCGAGCGGCGACGAGCTGGTGCTGCACCAGTTCCGGCCCGCACGCTGA